From Pelosinus fermentans DSM 17108, the proteins below share one genomic window:
- the kduI gene encoding 5-dehydro-4-deoxy-D-glucuronate isomerase, with product MDVRHNVHPEDAKHYTTQELRNRFLIQELFVKNEVKMVYSHIDRMITGGVYPVEPVVLQAGANMGVDYFLERREIGIINVGNAGSVVVDGVKYDLNTTDGLYIGMGSKEVSFSSADAKQPAKFYFNSAPAHKTYPTVKIEKSNITPNHLGSINQSNERNIYKYIHPEGVKSCQVVMGMTVLEPGNMWNSMPCHTHDRRMEVYFYFNLPEDAIVFHYMGEPTETRHVVIKNEEAILSPSWSIHSGVGTHCYTFIWGMAGENQTFDDMDHVDIKTLK from the coding sequence GATGTCAGACATAACGTTCATCCAGAAGATGCAAAACATTATACGACCCAGGAGCTGCGAAACCGTTTCTTGATTCAAGAGTTATTTGTGAAAAATGAAGTAAAGATGGTTTACAGTCACATTGACCGGATGATAACTGGTGGTGTGTATCCAGTTGAGCCTGTAGTGCTTCAAGCAGGAGCCAATATGGGGGTTGATTATTTCCTTGAACGACGGGAAATCGGAATCATAAACGTTGGCAATGCCGGTTCTGTCGTGGTTGATGGCGTGAAGTATGACCTTAATACTACTGATGGTTTATACATTGGTATGGGTTCCAAAGAAGTTAGCTTCTCTAGTGCAGATGCAAAGCAGCCAGCTAAATTTTATTTTAACAGTGCCCCGGCTCATAAGACGTATCCAACTGTAAAAATTGAAAAAAGCAACATTACTCCAAATCATCTAGGTTCCATAAACCAGTCAAATGAACGCAATATATATAAATATATTCATCCAGAAGGGGTTAAAAGCTGTCAGGTGGTAATGGGAATGACTGTTCTTGAACCAGGCAACATGTGGAATTCTATGCCTTGTCATACACACGATCGTCGTATGGAAGTATATTTTTATTTTAATCTTCCAGAAGATGCTATTGTATTTCATTATATGGGTGAGCCAACAGAGACTAGACATGTAGTGATAAAAAATGAAGAGGCGATTCTTTCTCCAAGCTGGTCGATTCATTCTGGGGTAGGTACACACTGTTATACATTCATTTGGGGTATGGCAGGAGAAAATCAAACTTTTGATGATATGGATCATGTTGATATAAAAACATTGAAATGA